From Stigmatella aurantiaca:
GGTGGGAAGCCTCTTTGTCCGCGAGGAGCCCGAGGTGCACCCCTTCCAACCCATCCAGGGGCGGATCCGGCTGCCGGAGGCGCCGGGGCTCGGGCTCGCCCCATGAGCCTGGGATGCCCCATCCGGGAAGGAGCCGCGCGCGCGCCCGAGGCCGAGGCGCTGACCTTCGCCGGACGCCGGTGGACCTACCGCCTCCTGGACGAAGCGGTGGGGCGCTGGGTGGCCGCGCTCCAGGCCCGGGGGGTGAAGCCCGGGAGCCGCGTCGCGCTGCTCTCGGCCAACCACTCCGATGCGGTGCACCTCTTCTTCGCCCTGGGGCGGCTGGGGGCGCTGCTCGCGCCGCTCAACGCCCGGCTCACCGCGAAGGAGCTGGCGCCCCTGGTGCAGGAAGTCGCCCCAAGCCTGACGCTGGCCCAGGACGCGCTGGCGGAGCGGCTTCCGGGGGCCGAGTGCCTGGAGTCCTGGGCGGGCGCGCTCCCGGAGGCCTCGACGGAGTGCCTGCCCCGGGAGGCGTCCACACCGCGCGTGGTGCTCTTCACCTCCGGGACGACGGGGCGGCCCAAGGGGGCGGTGCTGACCGAGGGCAACTTCCGCTCATCCGCGCGGTGCTCGGCGGCGAACCTGGGCGCGTTTCCGGCGCCCCGCTGGCTGGGCACCTTGCCGCTCTTCCACGTGGGCGGCCTGTCGATGCTCTCGCGCTGTGCCTATGACGGCGGATGCCTCGTGCTCCAGGACCGGTTCGACGCGGACGCGGTGAACCACGCCCTGGACCACGAGGGCGTCACCCACGCGAGCTTCGTTGCCACCACGCTGGAGCGGATTCTGGATGCCCGCGCGGACCGGCCTGTGCCCGCGTCCTTCCAGCTCGCGCTGATTGGCGGCGGCCCCGTCCCCGCACCGCTGCTGGCGCGGGCCCGGGCGGCCCGATTGTTGGCGTTGCAGACATATGGGCTGACCGAGGCGTGCTCCCAGGTGACGACCGAGCGCCCCGCTGAGGCGGATGGCCAGACCGCGGGCGCCGCGCTGCCGGGGCTGGAGGTGCGGATCGCCGGGCCAGAGGGGCAGACGCTCGGGCCGGGCCAGGAGGGGGACATCGAGGTGCGCGGCCCCACGGTGATGGCAGGCTACCTGAACCGGCCCGAGGCCACGCACGAGGCGCTGGGCGGGGGCTGGCTGCGCACGCGGGACGTGGGCGTCTTGGACGGGCGGGGGCGGCTGAAGGTGCTCTCCCGGCGCACGGATCTGATCGTGCGGGGAGGGGAGAACCTCTACCCGGTGGAGCTCGAGGCGGTGATCGCCAGCCACCCGGCGGTGCAGGAGGTGGCCGTGGTGGGCATCCCGGACGCGCGCTGGGGGGAGGTGCCGGTGGCCTTCGTGGTGCCTCGCGGGGGCCAGCCATTTCCTTTGGATCTCGACGATTGGTGCCGCCGCTCGCTGGCGGGCTTCAAGGTGCCATCGCGCTTCCTTCCTTTGGAGGCGCTGCCGCGCAATGCGATGGGCAAGGTGGAGCGCACGGTGCTGCGCCAGCGCCTGTCACCCCCCTGATACAAGAGCGGCTTATCCGACGGCGTGCGCTTGGCGCACGGGGGATGCGGAAACGAGGCCAAAGCGCTTGACTGGAGGGGGCGGGTTCCGGACTATCCGCCACCCTTCTTACACGGCCACACCTTCCCGGAGTTCTTTCAATGGCGCCTCCTTCTGGCGAGAAGATCACCCTGCAGAGCGGCAAGCTCCACGTGCCGAACAACCCGATCATCCCCTACATCGAGGGCGATGGCACCGGCCGGGACATCTGGCGCGCCTCCCAGGCCGTCTTCGACGCGGCGGTGGAGAAGGCCTACCAGGGCAAGAAGAAGATCTCCTGGTACGAGGTGCTGGCGGGCGAGAAGTCCTTCAAGCAGGTCAACAACTGGCTGCCGGACGAGACGGTCGAGGCCTTCCGCTCGTACCTGGTGGGCATCAAGGGCCCGCTGACGACGCCGGTGGGCGGCGGCATCCGCTCGCTGAACGTGGCGCTGCGCCAGATGCTGGACCTGTACGTGTGCCTGCGCCCCGTGCGCTACTTCAAGGGCGTGCCGAGCCCCGTGAAGGGCCCGGAGAAGGTGGACATGGTCATCTTCCGTGAGAACACGGAGGACATCTACACGGGCATCGAGTTCGAGGCGGGCACCGCCGCGGCGGAGAAGTTCCTCGGCCTGCTCAAGAAGGAGTTCGAGAAGGAGTTCAAGAAGATCCGCTTCCCCACCAACGTGGGCATCGGCATCAAGCCCGTCTCCCAGGAGGGCACCGACCGGCTCGTCCGCGCCGCCATCCAGTACGCGGTGGAGCACAAGCGCAAGAGCGTCACGCTGGTGCACAAGGGCAACATCATGAAGTTCACCGAGGGCGCCTTCCGCAAGTGGGGCTATGACCTCGCCGCCCGCGAGTTCGGTGACAAGGTCTACACGTGGGATCAGTGGGAGGCCACCAAGGCCGCCAAGGGCGAGGACGCCGCCAACGCCGAGCAGAAGGCCGCCGTGTCCGCCGGGAAGATCATCATCAAGGACTCCATCGCGGACATCACCCTGCAGCAGGTGCTCACGCGCCCCGACGAGTTCGACGTCATCGCCACGCTGAACCTCAACGGTGACTACCTCTCGGACGCGCTCGCCGCGCAGGTGGGCGGCATCGGCATCGCGCCGGGCGGCAACATCAACTACGTCTCCGGCCACGCCGTCTTCGAGGCCACCCACGGCACCG
This genomic window contains:
- the menE gene encoding o-succinylbenzoate--CoA ligase, producing MSLGCPIREGAARAPEAEALTFAGRRWTYRLLDEAVGRWVAALQARGVKPGSRVALLSANHSDAVHLFFALGRLGALLAPLNARLTAKELAPLVQEVAPSLTLAQDALAERLPGAECLESWAGALPEASTECLPREASTPRVVLFTSGTTGRPKGAVLTEGNFRSSARCSAANLGAFPAPRWLGTLPLFHVGGLSMLSRCAYDGGCLVLQDRFDADAVNHALDHEGVTHASFVATTLERILDARADRPVPASFQLALIGGGPVPAPLLARARAARLLALQTYGLTEACSQVTTERPAEADGQTAGAALPGLEVRIAGPEGQTLGPGQEGDIEVRGPTVMAGYLNRPEATHEALGGGWLRTRDVGVLDGRGRLKVLSRRTDLIVRGGENLYPVELEAVIASHPAVQEVAVVGIPDARWGEVPVAFVVPRGGQPFPLDLDDWCRRSLAGFKVPSRFLPLEALPRNAMGKVERTVLRQRLSPP
- the icd gene encoding NADP-dependent isocitrate dehydrogenase produces the protein MAPPSGEKITLQSGKLHVPNNPIIPYIEGDGTGRDIWRASQAVFDAAVEKAYQGKKKISWYEVLAGEKSFKQVNNWLPDETVEAFRSYLVGIKGPLTTPVGGGIRSLNVALRQMLDLYVCLRPVRYFKGVPSPVKGPEKVDMVIFRENTEDIYTGIEFEAGTAAAEKFLGLLKKEFEKEFKKIRFPTNVGIGIKPVSQEGTDRLVRAAIQYAVEHKRKSVTLVHKGNIMKFTEGAFRKWGYDLAAREFGDKVYTWDQWEATKAAKGEDAANAEQKAAVSAGKIIIKDSIADITLQQVLTRPDEFDVIATLNLNGDYLSDALAAQVGGIGIAPGGNINYVSGHAVFEATHGTAPKYADQDKVNPGSVILSGEMMFRHLGWNEAADLIIKGMDRAIAAKTVTYDFARLMKLEGQGTVTEVKCSEFGQAIIKHM